The following proteins come from a genomic window of Streptomyces sp. Sge12:
- a CDS encoding ornithine cyclodeaminase family protein, giving the protein MTRLLTRSDLEAVLEPVSCIGALRDGFLAAASPTVGQRVRTDLPFPGTATALIPGVLPGVEAYTVKVNAKFPGARPALRGVICLHSGHDGELLALLDSATVTAWRTGLAAALGTHLLAGPASAEGAVLGVIGAGAQAELMVRGLGTLRRHRELVVHDADPDRANAFTARHGGRLLGSAAEVAAVADIVLMATWSRVPLLRLADTRPGQHVTSLGADEPGKQELSADVLESALLVVDDRELAASMGALAAAGLPASAAEATLGEVLRGGHPGRTDATARSVYAPVGLPWQDLALAWLAYRQAEQHDLGQRIDLLS; this is encoded by the coding sequence GTGACCCGCCTACTGACCCGAAGTGACCTAGAGGCCGTGCTGGAGCCGGTGTCCTGCATCGGTGCGCTGCGCGACGGTTTCCTCGCCGCCGCCTCGCCGACCGTCGGGCAACGGGTACGGACGGACCTGCCCTTCCCGGGAACGGCCACGGCCCTGATCCCCGGTGTGCTGCCGGGTGTCGAGGCGTACACGGTGAAGGTCAACGCCAAGTTCCCGGGAGCCCGACCGGCCCTGCGCGGAGTGATCTGCCTTCACAGCGGTCACGACGGCGAGCTGCTCGCGCTGCTGGATTCCGCCACCGTCACCGCATGGCGTACCGGACTGGCTGCGGCCCTGGGAACCCATCTGCTGGCCGGCCCCGCCTCCGCGGAAGGCGCGGTGCTCGGGGTGATCGGCGCGGGTGCGCAGGCCGAGCTCATGGTGCGCGGCCTGGGAACCCTGCGCCGGCATCGCGAGTTGGTCGTCCACGACGCGGATCCGGATCGGGCGAACGCCTTCACCGCACGCCACGGCGGCCGCCTCCTGGGGTCTGCGGCGGAGGTCGCGGCGGTCGCCGACATCGTCCTGATGGCGACCTGGTCGCGCGTGCCGTTGCTGCGGCTGGCGGATACGAGGCCGGGTCAGCACGTGACGAGTCTGGGAGCCGATGAACCCGGGAAGCAGGAGCTCTCGGCCGATGTGCTGGAATCCGCGCTCCTGGTCGTCGACGACCGGGAACTCGCCGCGTCCATGGGCGCCCTGGCGGCCGCGGGCCTTCCGGCCTCGGCCGCCGAAGCCACGCTCGGAGAGGTGCTGCGCGGCGGCCATCCGGGGCGCACCGATGCGACGGCCCGCTCCGTCTACGCGCCCGTCGGACTGCCCTGGCAAGACCTCGCCCTGGCATGGCTCGCGTACCGGCAGGCAGAGCAGCATGACCTCGGGCAGAGGATCGACCTGCTCTCCTGA